The Pseudomonas cavernicola DNA segment CCGCGCCAGGAGCGCCGCCATGACCGACTCTATCGCCCTGCCCGCCTGCTCCATACTGCTGCTTGCCGGCGGGCGCGGGCAACGCATGGGCGGGCGCGACAAAGGTCTGCTGGACTGGCGCGGCAAGCCGCTGATCGCCCACCTGCATGCGCTGACCCGGCCGCTGACGGATGATTTGATCATCTCCTGCAACCGCAACAGCGAGCGCTACGCAGCCTATGCCGACCGCCTGGTGCAGGACGACAGTGTGGACTTTCCCGGCCCGCTGGCTGGCATCCGCGCAGGTCTGGCGGTTGCGCGCCAGCCTTTCCTTTTGGTGCTGCCCTGCGATGCGCCGTTGCTTGATCGCGCCCTGCT contains these protein-coding regions:
- the mobA gene encoding molybdenum cofactor guanylyltransferase MobA, which produces MTDSIALPACSILLLAGGRGQRMGGRDKGLLDWRGKPLIAHLHALTRPLTDDLIISCNRNSERYAAYADRLVQDDSVDFPGPLAGIRAGLAVARQPFLLVLPCDAPLLDRALLQAMREAAAAQPEKPLMLRQGGQWEPLFCLLPKALAPAVESAWQSGDRGPRHVLLALGAVALDCPAQDPRLANLNTPELLAQTANYSG